CAACAACCATGGATCCAAGTTTGTCTCTGTCAATCTGAATAAATTGTATGCGCAGCCTTCTCATCATAATTATCACTCTCATACTGGCTCTTATGGACCACCCGGTGCTGGGGCAAACCGCGCCCGGCCTACTAGTGCAGGAGGAGGAGGTGGGATGGTTGTTTTATCTAGAAACCGTCCTTTGCAGAAGGCTGTGCCGAAATTATCTGTTCCGCCCCCCTTGAACTTGCCTTCGCTCAGAAAAGAATATGAGAAAACTGATTCATCGGGTGCAGGGGGAGGGGGGCCAGGTGCTGCTGGTTCAGGGACTGGTTCAAGACCTTCTTCATCGGGTATGGGCTGGACTAAACCCGGAAATATCGCTTTGCAGGAGAAGGAGGTTGCTAGTGACACTCTGGTTTCGGAGAATGTGAATTACTCTGCTGCCAAGGGAAGTGGTGCTTACATGCCACCTTCAGCTAGGTTCGGTGGCGGAGATACGCCTTCCGCTAATCAATCACATGTAGAAAAAGCCATGGTATTGAGGGGAGAAGACTTTCCTTCTTTACGCGCTGCCTTACCTTCTTCTTCCACCCCTGCGCAAAAACACAAGGAAGGATCTTTACAACCGGTGAAGAAATTAGTTAGCGAGGAGTCATCCAATGATTTAAGAGATGCTTCTCATTTTCACTCACCAGCTCCTATGCAATCATCCCATCGAATGGCAAACGATGTGAATGAAAGTCCAAGACCAAACCGTGCACGTTTGGATCATGCTCTGAAGCAAGAGGACCCTCTCTCATTCCTACGGCTGAATCCAAGGTCTGACTGGGCTGATGACGAGCGAGATACAGGCCACCGGTTTGCAGGCAGAGATCAAGACTTGCCGAAAAGTGAAGTTTATTGGGATAGAGATCTTGACGTGCCTAGAAGCAGCATATTGCCTCAAAAACCATCTAGTAATATGTCTGAAAGGAAGGGTGTCACCTCGCAAGTCCTTAAAGCTGAGCCTTACCGAGAAACCAACTCCTGGAGGAGTTCTTCTATTCACAAAGAAAGACCTACCGGTGCCCATGCTATAAGTGAAGGAACTGTGACAAACCATTTTAGCAACAGTAATACTCACCATGGTGTAGTGACAGAAAACCGGGACCCTGCATTTGTAAGAAGGGATACTGGGCAAGGGAGACACTGGAATCACAATGTCGAATATTCTAAGAGCAGAAATGAAGGTTACCAGAATTCTACAGGGTCAAAATCAGTTTTTTCGTTAGGTGGCAAGTCTTCATTTTCAAAGAGTGAACGGACTTATTTAGACGATTCTTTTCAGAAAGACTTCAGTTCAAGCGTTTATGATGAAAGAGATCCGTTGACCGGAAACTTGGTTGGGGTGATGAAAAGAAAGAAGGGTTTGATTGAACAGACAGCATTCCATGATCCTGTTAGGGAATCTTTTGAGGCGGAGCTTGAAAGAGTTCAGAAGATGCAGGAGATGGAAAGACAGAGGGTTGTTGAAGAACAAGAAAGAGCGCTggaagaagcaagaagagaagatgaagagagacGAAGGGTAATTTTGGAAGAAGAAGAAAGGCGAAGAAGAATGGAAGAGGAAGCGAGAGAAGCTGCTTGGAGAGCAGAGCAAGAAAGATTAGACGCCATTCAGAAAGCCGAAGAGCAGAAAATTGCTAGAGAAGAAGAAAAAAGGAGGATGCTTCTAGAAGAAGAGAGGAGGAAACAAGCTGCCAAACAGAAGCTTCTAGATTTGGAAGCCAGGATGGCAAAACGAGGTGCTGAAGTTAGGAAAAGTGGTCCGGATGATGAAGTTCCAGTTGGTGGAAAAGACAGTGATGCCTCAATGGATTCAGATGTTGATAACTGGGAAGTTAATCAGAGAATGGTGGAGAGAATAACAACTTCAGCAAGTTCAGATTCATCTGCAATGGACCGACCCTTTGATCAGCCTCAGTTCTCTCGAGAAGCTTTATCCGTGGAAAGAGGAAAACCCGTAAATCCATGGAAAAGAGAAGCATTTGAAGTTGGAAGCAATTCATCCTTTTTACTTAACGATCAAGAAAACGGTCATCATAGTCCTAGGAGAGAAGCACCTATTGGTGGGAAATCGTTTCCTAGGAAGGAGTTTTATGGAGGTGGTTACATGTCTTCGAGGTCTCCTGATACGGATAGATTTTCTCATCTTGGAGGTCGAGATCACAGGTCGAATTCTTTTGGGGATGGAGAATCTTATGGAAGAAACAGAGAAATCGAGTCCGAATTTTATGACAATGTTGGTGAGAATTATGGTGAAGCTGGCTGGGGGCAAGGGCATTCTCGTAGTGGCGCACGTTCTTATTCAGAGCGGTTGTATATGAATGCTGAGTCGGATAAGCTTTATTCATACGGGAGATCACGGTTTTCTATAAAACAACCACATGTTCTCCCCCCtccctcatcatcatcatctgttcTGAAATCTTCAGTGAGAGGGGAGAATACACTTTCTGCTCCGTCAAGTTCTCTAGAATCAACTGCAAGAACAGGGAACTACGGTGGTGGTCCTCAGGATAGTCTTCAACAGTCTGATCTTCAACAAGATATTATGGCAGGGAACCTGGAGAAAAACGACACATTAAGGTGCGATTCGCAGTCATCTCTCTCGGTTTCAAGTCCACCTAGCTCGCCAATTCATCTGTCTCATGATGAGCTGGATGGTTCGTGTGGCTCCGTTACACCAATTGGAGGTGAACAGAAGGAAGTGGTGAATGATGAACCTGGAGAAGTGACAACAATGGCAGCGTCAAAGTCTGtatcaactgatgaagatgaagaatggAATATTGAGAATCATGGTGAGATGCAGGAACAAGAAGAgtatgatgaagatgatggttatagtgaagaagatgaagtgctTGAAGGACCTGATGTCAACGGGAATCTGACACAAGAATTTGAGAATTTGCAAATCGAAGAGAAAAATACCACTAATGTAATGGAAAATTTTGTTCTGGGATTTAATGAAGGCGTTGAAGTTAGAATTCCAGGTGATGAATTTGAGGAAGATTCAAAACCTGTTGGAAATTCGGTTGATGTTGCGGAAGTTTCTGATGGTGGTGTAGAAAAACAGGCAGCAGTTGAACATGAACAAACCCAAAATGCTTTCTCTTCAACTTCTTCTGGCCTCGTGGGAGATCCAGCAGCATCTTCGGTTGACGTGTCTTCTTCATGCCAGTCTACAATGCCTATTAAACTCCAGTTTGGGTTATTTTCTGGCCCAACTCTCATACCATCACCAGTTCCTGCCATACAAATCGGGTCTATTCAGATGCCTCTTCATTTTCCTCCACCTGCTGCTTTGTCATTGGGCCATATACACCCGTCACAACGACCCCCTCTTTTCCAATTCGGTCAACTAAACTATTCATCTCCTGTGACTCAACAACCGGTATCTCTTGTTCAACCAAACTTTCACCACACCCAAACCCATTTTAATTTGAATCAGAATTCAGGATGTCTTCTTCCTAATCAGTTATCTCAAGACAATTCTATCAACATAAAAAACGAAGCTGGTTCAGCTAATCTCTCGAATAATCAAAGTAATCTTTCCCATGCTTCTGATAACATAATTGCATCTAAACCAGTTACACAAACTGAAGAAAAGTGTCATGGCACAAGTAATAATGATTCTCGGGGTCTTTCTGCTGACAAAAATGTACCATTGTTAAAGGCCCCAGGCCCATCAAATAGGGGGAAGAGAACTGTGTACCCACCACGAAACTCGGGTCCAAGATCATTTCAAGCTTACGAGCCCATGGGCTCTAACGAATTTCAGAGGAAACAACGGCGTCCAATCCAAAGAACCGAGTTTCGTGTCCGTGACAATAATAATAACTCAGGGTTAGATGACAAGCTAAACAATAAAGGTATGGGGACTTCTACAAGAAGTGGGTATAGGCGCCAAACAGGTTCTACTACATTAAAGCGTGTTGTACATGAAGCTGGGATGAACTCTGAGAAAGAAACCTCAAGAACGAAAACTCAGACAGCCTCTTCTGCTGAAAGCAACCAACAGAGGGACATTGTTGAAGAAGATATTGATGCACCTTTACAAAGTGGTGTTGTACGTGTGTTTAAGCAACCGGGCATTGAATGCTTAAGTGATGAAGATGACTTCATAGAAGTTAGGTCAAAACGACAGATGCTGAATGATCGGCGAGAACAGAGAGAAAAAGAAATCAAGGCAAAGTCACGTGTTACAAAGGTTTTAGTTTACTACAATATTCAAATTCAATTTCTTTTTTGGTCTTTTTAAGGTTGTTTGGATACAGtctaaaatttatttttaatttcttCAGCAACCACGAAAGGCTCGTGTAACTTCAACTGGTCATAAGAATAAACTTTCTGCATCATTGGTTGGTGAAGCATCTAACAACAACCGATCTGATGTTGGCTTGGTGAAAAAAGAACACACTGTTGATTATTCAACAATGGCGTCTCAACCGATGGCGCCAATTGGCACTGCTACTGTGGACACTGATGTTCAGACTGGAATAAGGTCACATACTAGCAAGTATAATTTTTCTAAATAGAACGGAAAATAGCATTGAAAattacatgatttttttttatagttAACCTTATAACATCCCTCTACAGGACCCTCCAAAGCGGATCTGCATTATCTGGTGCTGCAGAAGATCACGGTTCAAATCCAAATCTTATGTTTCAGACTGAAAATGAGGCTGTTGAAAATGTTCAAACACCTTTGGATGACTGGGGTAATGCACGTTCGGATCAACAGGTGAAAACTTTACCTCTTCTGTTTTTTCTCTTACATGGATTCCTCTATATTTTTTAACTAGTGTTTTTTTTAATCTACAGGTCCCCTTAACTCAGATACAACTTGATGAGGCGATGAAGCCTTTAAGCTTCAGTACGACACATATACCATCCATTGGCGATCATACCACTTTGGTTAATGAGCCAATTTTGCCATCTTCATCAATCTTGACAAAGGGGAAATCCGTTTCATCCTCTTCAAGCCCAATCAATTCTCTGCTTGCTGGTGAAAAAATTCAGTTTGGTAAGCTTATGCTTCCTGAAAGTCTAAATGGATTAATTTCATACATACCCAATCAAAACTAAAATTATCATATATACCCAATTTTATTGAATTTTTGCTTAATAACTATTCTACCCTTTGCTGTAAGAATTTAACCTAAATTGAAGCATCCAATCAGGTCAGTTTTCCCTTAAAGTAATAAACCTAGTTGTTTCTTCTGAAAGTTATTTGGTGATCGTAATAAATGAATCAATTTCTTGATTTAACCTCAATTTGTAATCTCTTTCAAGAAATTTCTGAAGcggttcatcatcatttgaagacGAAGATGAAGACGAATTACCCTCAGTGATTGTCTCTGATTGGATAGTTTTTGCCTCGGCTCTCAGCTTTAAGGAGCCGCAGGAGTTcgatttttttgttgttttgtatCGAAACTTTTAGTTGATCCATTTGAGATTTATAGAGTTTTCTGAGatgggtgttaagaaaagctcGGAAGAACTCCATTTATGATGTGTGAGAGGCCATGGATTTGGTTGATGTTTCAAGAAAATAGAAGAGTTGAGAGAGTCGATTAAAAAAATTAAGTTAGAAATGGGTAAATGTAAAATTTTAACATTTTAGGaaaataagggtaaaatggtcatttattatattttaatgaTCTGTGTAATTTAATTCTTCAACTAGTTTTAGTTGGGTATATATGATAATTTCCAAGTTTGTTGGGGTATATTATATGAAAGTGCCTCTTAAAACATTATATTGATTTCATATAATTCAAATTTTAATGATGTCATAATATCCTTCCATGAACAGGGGCAGTTACCTCTCCAACAATACTTCCTCCGAGTAGCCGCATTGTTTCACATGGGATTGGGGCCCCTGGTGCCTTCCGTTCTGACATTACTCAAACTACTCAAAATATGTCAAAAGCAGAAAATGATTGTaatattttcttaaaaaaagACGCGCATTCTACCGAAGGTTGTGAGGCTGAAGTAGAAAGTGCTGTGGCTGCCATTGATACGGATGAGATTGTTGGTAATGGGTTGGCTCGCGTTTCAGTTTCGGGGACAGAAAGTTTTGGAGGTGCAGTTGAGGGTATTCAAGCAGGTAAATCAAATGTTCTTGTATTTTaataatttattatattaaaagttaAGCCTGGAAATAAAAAGAATTAATATAACTAATGTCTGTCACTTGGTAGGATGTGATTAGGTGGACAAACATTGTATATTACCCTTATAAAAGCCACACATTTTACTATATAGTATAGTTATACACTTATACGTCTAATATATTGCTAACTTCATTATGAAAACTGTTCTAATCAATATCATTTTGTTAAGTTATTGAAAGTTTTTCACTGCCTTCTATGTCTTTGCAGGATTGGCTGGAGATCAACAATCTGGAAGTCAATCTAAGCCTGAAGAATCACTTAGTGTATCACTGCCTGCTGATCTATCTGTTGAAACGCCACCTATATCTTTATGGCCACCGCTACCAAGTCCTCAGGGCTCATCACCTCAAATGCTATCTCATTACCATGGTCCCACACCTTCTCACTTCCCCTTCTATGATATGAACCACCCCATGATGAGCGCTCCGGTCTTTGCGTTTGGCTCCCCTGAGGAATCTGGCGGAACCCAGCCTCAATCTCAAAAGCCCACAGGGTCCGCAGGTTCAAGGCATATTGGTCCCTGGCAAAACCATTCTGGTATGGACTCGTTTTACGGTCCTCCTGCTGGATTCACTGGTCCTTTTCTCGGTTCACCTGGAGGTATTCCTGGTGTCCAGGCTCCACCGCATATGGTGGTTTATAACCATTATTCTCCGGTCGGGCAGTTTGGGCAGGTTGGCTTGAGCTTTATGGGTGCCACATACATCCCGTCTGGAAAACAACCTGATTGGAAACATGATCCAACATCTTCTACTAGAAATGAAGACGCCATGAGCTCCATGAATATGGTTTCTGGACCCCGCAACCCACCTAACATGCAGCAGCCACCCGTCCAGCAGCATCTTGCCCCTGGTTCCCCGCTATTGCCCATGGGTTCGCCTTTGACCATGTTTGATGTACCCCCGTTCCAGGTCAGACTTCCACCCTTATAAAAGTTATTATGTTTTATATTCTTTATAGCGATGGTAATTAATAAACTTGGTTAATTATGTGAATCAGACTGCACCGGATATGTCGGTTCAAGCACGGTGGTCTCACGTACCAGCATCATCGCTTCATGCGGTTCCTATGCCACCACCGTTACAGCAACAGGCAAAAGTCATGACTGGACCTTCTCAGTTTGGCAGCCATGGAGGAGGACATCCTGGTGACCAGTCAACGTTTCCTCCCAATAGATTATCTGAACCTCAAAGATCAGGCCCCTCGGTGGTGTTTCCGGTTATTAGGGATTCTACCATCACCCATTTCCCAGACGAGCTTGGGTTGTTAGAGTCATCCGGGCCATCCATTTCTACCACATCTCCTGTCACCATAAACCACAACACTTCAGCAACCACCAAGAGCGGAGACGGTGGTGGTGTGGATTTGAAGAATCAACATCAACAGGGTAAGAAtagtaataataacaacaataataataataatcatggTGGTGGTTATGGATATCAACGAGGTGGTGGTGTGTCTCCAAAGAACAAATCCATGTGGTCCCACCGTAGGACAGGAAGATACATGGGTGCCGAAAAGGGCTTCCCCTCTTCAACAAAGGTAAAACAGATTTATGTGGCGAAACAGCCAACGGGATCATCTTCTACAGTGGGATGAACGCATGCTGGCTTGGGCTTGAACAACGTGGGATGTTAATCGgagatttttttttgtgtttttgtttgatagGGGTATTTAGATTTATGACGATGATTATTAGTGTTTTTGGGTGTTTAATGTATTGAAGTTTATGTTCAAGACCCTACCTGTCTGCCTGGAAATAACATTCCCTCAATTTGTGTCTGGTGTGTGTAAAACATTAAAACCCCAGAAAAGAAAACATCACATTAGAAAGTATTTACTTATCGTGTCTCTCGTCAAGTTTATGTATTCTATCATGTCTCGTATTtatttacattatattatattatattatatattataaattagcAACTTCTTGTTGCATTGTGTTTAGTATCCCATGCTTAGGGagtgtttcaaaaaaaattttgatttttcaattttaacccaaatatttttatattttgtattttaaccctagtattttttttcacttttatcTCAAACTtttccatcttttataattttatacaacactttattatttacaactttggtcccccatactttttatatttcgcaagtttttcgttttacgtttcattctaaattttgcgagttaacatgtcgtagcgtgcatgtgaggttcaacgttttttgctctatttttttcatatttgacagactCGTCGCAACGTGTCtattttttcccttttgacaagttcgccgcaacgggcggatcctagatcgactaagttattattttctacgttttacgtagtttctggttaatttcttcgaattaacacactgtaactggtgtgcgtggttcaacgattttaagtCTGCTTTTCGTTCGGTGTAAATTtcccattttatctattttatttttagatGCTGAGAGTCGATgccgttgtggcattggtgctacttggcacggttttacgaacgtttttaacctattaaattttttaataatattttgtttcggtttacccatagacttcctttacttaaaaactattttttacgtgcatattttatgtacgggtaggtataaatatgatttgttctacattccgacgtaaactttttttatagacgagtcaggtcaaatataatacgttttcgtttaaagacaccatttttacgtgcatatttttatgtacatttcggtataaattcaagttgttctacgtttcgacgtaaactttttttggaaaataattcaggtgaaatataatatgttttcgtgtttattttatgcatgtttcgtaaagtttgtttcgaaccgagtggaatcaaattatggtttctttttctcctctttttttgaaagctctaattaatccctttcgaaTACATGTGCAgattttccttcatacccgttatgttttctatgtatgagttgggtcacgtataatatgttatgattgttcgatatgaatttgatttactttacgtttgatccaatcaaaatgcttatacaggttacactgagttcaactggatacgtcgaatgtgtgttttcatatggttaatgcatcatataacgtttggactaatccattcaatgtttacgatgtacccgcgccgcaacgcgggcgggtcttaaTCCTAGTTTGtggacctggcaaacgggtcgggtcgggttgggttggGTCATGGGTTAAAACGGGTTAGGGtcagaacgggttcgggtcaaaacgggtcaattaaaaaaagggttgttttggttcgggtcggaacgggttcgggtcgaaacgggttcgggtcagaacgggttcgggtcgaaacgggtccgggtcagaacgggtttcgggtcgggtcgggtcagaaTTTTTTATGAACTTGCAGTAACCGTCTATATACTCCACTGACAACACTTTTATGAACTTGTAGTAACCTTTGTTTCCATGAACTAGTGAGTTTGGTCCTTAATTTTGCGTCCTTATTAGGTCTACTGCAAGCTGAAAAACAGATTCTGATTTGGATTTATATAGTTAAGTTTGCTGATAAAAAAAATAGTCAAATCACTTCCACAAAGTTGTGTGTCAAGCACAGTGGGAAATTATATTAGTTTAGATGCTTTATTTCAGTATGatttcgggtcgaaacggtacgggttgaaacggttcgattcgaaacggtactggtcgaaacggttcgcatcgaaacggtactggtcgaaacggtacgcgtcgaaacggtttgcgtcgaaacggtacgcgtcgaaacggttcgcgtcgacacggttcgattcgaaacagtactggtcgaaacggtacgtgtagaaatggtacgggtcgaaacagtcgcgtcgaaacggtacgtgtcgaaacggttcgcgtcgaaacagtacgggttgaaacggtacgAAACTCGTCCCGACCCGAAACTCGTCTCGTGCGGAAACACGTGTCGGCCCAAAACCCGTTGCGATCCGAAACCCGTCTCGTGCAAAAACCCGTGTCGGCCTGAAACCCGTCCCGAACCGAacccgttccgatccaaaacctgCGTCGTGCTGAAACCCGTCTCGGCTCGAAACTCAATTTGAACTGAacccgttccgatccaaaacccATTTCGTTCCGTAACCCGTCTCGTGCGGATACTTGTGCCGGCTCGAAACCCATTCCGACCCAAAACCTGCCCCAtttctttaagacactaacccacatcgacccatttctttaatgttgtcgacccgctttgacccgaaaataacaagataaaatttcaagtgacccattgtgacccatttagttaaaatatcttacccaaaccaacccatataactttaaaagcaacccaaactgactcatttgaaagactttgggtcaagattgcctcCTCTACTAGTTTGTataagagtaaactgctaaattcgtccctgaggtttgactcaaattgctagatcagtccaaaatcaagttttgttgctaaaacagtccctgagcctagtttctgttgctatttcagtccaataaattaacaccgttagaacctcTGTTAATGAATGagtaaaactgctaaattcgtccctgaggtttgattcaagttgctagatcagtccaaaatcaagttttttgaatttgttaattataaacttatttaggtatataatttttctagacttgcattaattttttgaatttgttaattataaacttatttagattataaacttatttaggtatataatttgcaagtctagaaaaattatttgttagttattttgattattattattattattattattattattattattattattatcattaaatgtttactaattatatacttaagtatttaaataacataatacttaatttaaataaaattagttttaaaaatataaatgtagCTTTTTTAAAGAGCGCAATTTAACCGGCCCAGCCTTAAATACTGATTttattttgatgttgttattgttgttgttgttaccatgtaaatatttagtatttatttaaggatttaataagacaacagttaatttaaaaaatatttagttatgaaaatacaaacattatatgtaaatttaaatattaagaaattaacataatttttatttatttttatttaaatcataatatttaatgtttaatatttatcaattatttaatttaatatttgtattataaagTTCTTTTAATCATTTTTTCTACTTAATTAAGTGGTTTCGTATTTAATAATATTATCATTCAGGTGAGGTCAGACAACATGTCGTGTCAAACCAGTGTTTAAGACAGGTAAAAAAAAATTGCGCTCTCCAAAAGAGCTACAttctgtttatatttttataactaaacacaaatttaaattatatatttagggtagacttgtaatttatcttaaattttaagacatttaagaaaatatataatgtatttggtacaagtattgatgcattaagaacctgtcatttaccattttttttcttttgtgatattaatgatttattcaaCGAACATAAATATAACTGGACCCGCCTTAAACTGTATTTgggtattattattgttataactTTGTAAATATTTAGTAGTTATATAcgtaggattaggttcaagagtgaacactagtgtagcttgcgaactgagtgaactaatcctggccatacacgtgtgtagatcaatggccaggatttgatgttgaaatacactagtgtattttacgatttgatgatgagatcctggccatacacgtgtgtagatcaatggtcaggatttgttcactcagttcgcaaatacactagtgttcactctagaaccccaccctatatacgTAAGTATCTAAATAAGATCACACTTAATCTAAATAGTATTGagttataattaacaaattatatacctaaataagtttataatctaaataagtttataattaacaaattcaaaaaattaatgcaagtctagaaaaattatatacctaaataagtttataatctaaataagtttatagttaacaaattcaaaaaattaatgcaagtctagaaaaattatatacctaagtaagtttataattaacaaattcaaaaacttgattttggactgatctagcaacttgaatcaaacctcagggacgaatttagcagttttacccattcattaactgagattctaacggtgttaatttattggactgaaatagcaacagaaactaggctcagggactgttttagcaacaaaacttgattttggactgatctagcaatttgagtcaatCCTCAGGAACGAatttagcagtttactctttgTATAATTTTGAAATTAATATACACAAAGGTGCCACATACATGGTGTATAAACGGATGGTCCAAAATCGACACGGGTCGGGTTTGAAACATATTTTGTTTGCAGGCCAAAAACCACCACTCTCAGATCCATCACTTAACAAACTACACTAAACCCAACATAACTCACCTTTTATCTCTTCAATCCAAACCCTAATCTTATCTTCTCAATCGCTCTGTATCTTCATTCCGATCCTCCAATCCAATCCAATCCAATTCCATTCAAATCGATACCGAATTTCATGTAAGTTATTCCGATTCACCTTTTAGCGGTGCTGCTGATACCTAGGGTTTCGATAATTCGATTAGATCATAATGACATGCTTTGTAAGGTTAATTTAGTTGCTGATTTAGTTAAACAAATGTGTTTCGTAACCGGTTATTGAGTGAATTTGTGTTAAATCGAGTAGTTGAATGTTGAAGATGCCGTTTAAGAGTGTAATGGTGATTTAGTTAACGAATGTGTGTTCGTAGCGGTTGTTGAGTGATTTGTGTAAAATTGAGTGAGTATATTGGTGATTTAGTTAATGAATGTGTTTCGCAAGTGGTTATTGAGTGATTTTGTGTAAAATTGAGTGAGTATAATGGTGATTTAGTTAATCAATGTGTTTCGTAAGCGGTTATTTAGTGATTTTTGTGTAAAATCATGTGGTTGAAGATGTTTTTTAAGAGTAGATTGGTGGTTTAGTTAACGATTGTGTTTCGTAAGCGGTTATTGAGTGATTTTGTGTAAAATCTAGTTATAGTAAAGTTCTAAGTAAAAAATGTGTACTGT
Above is a window of Helianthus annuus cultivar XRQ/B chromosome 14, HanXRQr2.0-SUNRISE, whole genome shotgun sequence DNA encoding:
- the LOC110903869 gene encoding uncharacterized protein LOC110903869 isoform X2, translating into MANNHGSKFVSVNLNKLYAQPSHHNYHSHTGSYGPPGAGANRARPTSAGGGGGMVVLSRNRPLQKAVPKLSVPPPLNLPSLRKEYEKTDSSGAGGGGPGAAGSGTGSRPSSSGMGWTKPGNIALQEKEVASDTLVSENVNYSAAKGSGAYMPPSARFGGGDTPSANQSHVEKAMVLRGEDFPSLRAALPSSSTPAQKHKEGSLQPVKKLVSEESSNDLRDASHFHSPAPMQSSHRMANDVNESPRPNRARLDHALKQEDPLSFLRLNPRSDWADDERDTGHRFAGRDQDLPKSEVYWDRDLDVPRSSILPQKPSSNMSERKGVTSQVLKAEPYRETNSWRSSSIHKERPTGAHAISEGTVTNHFSNSNTHHGVVTENRDPAFVRRDTGQGRHWNHNVEYSKSRNEGYQNSTGSKSVFSLGGKSSFSKSERTYLDDSFQKDFSSSVYDERDPLTGNLVGVMKRKKGLIEQTAFHDPVRESFEAELERVQKMQEMERQRVVEEQERALEEARREDEERRRVILEEEERRRRMEEEAREAAWRAEQERLDAIQKAEEQKIAREEEKRRMLLEEERRKQAAKQKLLDLEARMAKRGAEVRKSGPDDEVPVGGKDSDASMDSDVDNWEVNQRMVERITTSASSDSSAMDRPFDQPQFSREALSVERGKPVNPWKREAFEVGSNSSFLLNDQENGHHSPRREAPIGGKSFPRKEFYGGGYMSSRSPDTDRFSHLGGRDHRSNSFGDGESYGRNREIESEFYDNVGENYGEAGWGQGHSRSGARSYSERLYMNAESDKLYSYGRSRFSIKQPHVLPPPSSSSSVLKSSVRGENTLSAPSSSLESTARTGNYGGGPQDSLQQSDLQQDIMAGNLEKNDTLRCDSQSSLSVSSPPSSPIHLSHDELDGSCGSVTPIGGEQKEVVNDEPGEVTTMAASKSVSTDEDEEWNIENHGEMQEQEEYDEDDGYSEEDEVLEGPDVNGNLTQEFENLQIEEKNTTNVMENFVLGFNEGVEVRIPGDEFEEDSKPVGNSVDVAEVSDGGVEKQAAVEHEQTQNAFSSTSSGLVGDPAASSVDVSSSCQSTMPIKLQFGLFSGPTLIPSPVPAIQIGSIQMPLHFPPPAALSLGHIHPSQRPPLFQFGQLNYSSPVTQQPVSLVQPNFHHTQTHFNLNQNSGCLLPNQLSQDNSINIKNEAGSANLSNNQSNLSHASDNIIASKPVTQTEEKCHGTSNNDSRGLSADKNVPLLKAPGPSNRGKRTVYPPRNSGPRSFQAYEPMGSNEFQRKQRRPIQRTEFRVRDNNNNSGLDDKLNNKGMGTSTRSGYRRQTGSTTLKRVVHEAGMNSEKETSRTKTQTASSAESNQQRDIVEEDIDAPLQSGVVRVFKQPGIECLSDEDDFIEVRSKRQMLNDRREQREKEIKAKSRVTKQPRKARVTSTGHKNKLSASLVGEASNNNRSDVGLVKKEHTVDYSTMASQPMAPIGTATVDTDVQTGIRTLQSGSALSGAAEDHGSNPNLMFQTENEAVENVQTPLDDWGNARSDQQVPLTQIQLDEAMKPLSFSTTHIPSIGDHTTLVNEPILPSSSILTKGKSVSSSSSPINSLLAGEKIQFGAVTSPTILPPSSRIVSHGIGAPGAFRSDITQTTQNMSKAENDCNIFLKKDAHSTEGCEAEVESAVAAIDTDEIVGNGLARVSVSGTESFGGAVEGIQAGLAGDQQSGSQSKPEESLSVSLPADLSVETPPISLWPPLPSPQGSSPQMLSHYHGPTPSHFPFYDMNHPMMSAPVFAFGSPEESGGTQPQSQKPTGSAGSRHIGPWQNHSGMDSFYGPPAGFTGPFLGSPGGIPGVQAPPHMVVYNHYSPVGQFGQVGLSFMGATYIPSGKQPDWKHDPTSSTRNEDAMSSMNMVSGPRNPPNMQQPPVQQHLAPGSPLLPMGSPLTMFDVPPFQTAPDMSVQARWSHVPASSLHAVPMPPPLQQQAKVMTGPSQFGSHGGGHPGDQSTFPPNRLSEPQRSGPSVVFPVIRDSTITHFPDELGLLESSGPSISTTSPVTINHNTSATTKSGDGGGVDLKNQHQQGKNSNNNNNNNNNHGGGYGYQRGGGVSPKNKSMWSHRRTGRYMGAEKGFPSSTKVKQIYVAKQPTGSSSTVG